A stretch of Parvimonas micra DNA encodes these proteins:
- a CDS encoding GNAT family N-acetyltransferase encodes MDISKDRIRIRNSVITDCEQLAEWWNDGKVMAHAGFPNGLGITLDKIKSQILQESDENGRTLIIEYDNMPIGEMNYRNIQDYKVEIGIKICNPNYHEKGLGRVILSLFIKELFTMGFKVIILDTNVKNKRAQHIYELLGFKKIRINSDSWKDQLGNLQSSIDYELIEDNFNDYS; translated from the coding sequence ATGGATATTAGTAAAGATAGAATTCGTATTAGAAATTCTGTTATAACAGATTGTGAGCAACTTGCTGAATGGTGGAATGATGGTAAAGTTATGGCTCATGCTGGATTTCCAAATGGATTAGGTATAACTTTAGATAAAATCAAGAGCCAAATTTTACAAGAAAGTGATGAGAATGGACGTACACTTATAATTGAATATGATAATATGCCAATAGGAGAAATGAATTACCGAAATATACAAGATTACAAAGTAGAAATTGGCATTAAAATATGTAATCCCAACTATCATGAAAAAGGACTAGGGAGAGTGATTTTAAGTCTTTTTATAAAAGAGCTGTTTACTATGGGCTTTAAAGTGATTATTTTAGATACTAATGTTAAAAATAAAAGGGCTCAGCATATTTACGAATTATTAGGATTTAAAAAAATAAGAATTAATTCTGATTCCTGGAAAGATCAATTAGGAAATTTACAGTCATCTATTGATTATGAATTAATAGAAGATAATTTTAACGATTATTCTTAA